A part of Brassica rapa cultivar Chiifu-401-42 chromosome A05, CAAS_Brap_v3.01, whole genome shotgun sequence genomic DNA contains:
- the LOC103868903 gene encoding transmembrane protein 45B — MGSFKGHALPGTLFLVVGVWHIWSSVVRFISNPNSFRVRVWHPLPAFNDRFKCLELYVVTIGSFIDLCIEFFYSTHLNFFVNGVLNPSHMNDFEHSGMLLMFFILGLIALLSEKTRLLPLPQEALCLIAATAFTAEGLLFFFHSTSHKGLEGYYHLLLVFLIGLCVISSIAGAICPTSFPVDLCNGIAMTLQGLWFYQTAFTLYGPMMPQGCGLKENSVVCRSVDSVVSGEFLANFQLFSLVLAVLVCLVGSYVFAASRFGVSS, encoded by the exons ATGGGTTCTTTCAAAGGCCATGCTTTGCCAGGTACATTGTTCCTTGTGGTTGGAGTATGGCACATTTGGAGCTCTGTGGTTCGATTCATATCCAACCCCAACTCATTTCGTGTTCGAGTTTGGCACCCTCTCCCTGCTTTCAACGACAGGTTCAAGTGCTTGGAGCTCTACGTTGTCACCATTGGCTCGTTCATTGACTTGTGCATCGAGTTCTTCTACTCTACTCATCTCAACTTCTTTGTCAATGGTGTACTGAATCCTTCACACATGAACGACTTCGAGCACTCAGGGATGCTTCTCATGTTCTTCATCCTCGGCCTCATCGCTTTGCTCTCCGAGAAAACGAG GTTGCTTCCTCTGCCACAAGAAGCTCTATGCCTAATTGCTGCAACAGCTTTTACAGCAGAAggtcttctcttcttcttccactccaCAAGCCACAAAGGTCTTGAAGGTTATTACCACCTCCTCCTCGTTTTTCTCATCGGTCTCTGCGTCATCTCCTCAATCGCGGGAGCTATCTGCCCGACCAGCTTCCCAGTGGATCTGTGCAATGGCATTGCAATGACTCTTCAAGGACTTTGGTTTTATCAGACGGCTTTCACTCTCTATGGCCCTATGATGCCTCAAGGCTGCGGTTTAAAAGAGAACTCTGTGGTCTGCAGATCAGTTGATTCCGTTGTCTCTGGAGAGTTTCTGGCAAACTTTCAGCTCTTCTCTTTGGTTCTTGCTGTTCTTGTCTGCCTTGTGGGTTCATATGTTTTTGCAGCTTCAAGATTTGGAGTCAGTAGCTAG